The following DNA comes from Diceros bicornis minor isolate mBicDic1 chromosome 7, mDicBic1.mat.cur, whole genome shotgun sequence.
TTAGATAACACATTTATATTGTTATTTCttgatttatatacattttttatcattattttgtaTGTCACCTACTGACTTTCTTGTATGGAAGATGGGCATTTAGCTTTCCTACAAGTAAATCCACCCCCCCCACAcattcagacacacacaaacttcCCTTTTCTTGATTGTATTAACACATAGGGTTATGTCATGATTTTAAGATGCATATTTATGTTTACATTATTATGATTACAATAACTGAGTTTTACAGTGACAAATGAtcacatttctctttttgctcaaagttttttcttctttggagtAAATAATTGTCTATTCTTTTTTGCTTAGTTGTTATGTGCCTTATTTTCCGCCAGAAATATAAATTACATCTTAAAGCAAGCTTTTCTTGTATTCCTTTGAGAATTTTCTTTAGGTGTCCTCTATGCCCTTGATCCAGTCTAGATTCATGATACTCTAGGACTCTTCACCTTGTCAGCCTTCACCATTGTTGAAGGaattccctccctcctctgcaccTATACTCTCTTCTGTATTGTATCACTTTATTTTAGCTGCTCTGTTGGCGTCTATGTTTCTCCATTTTTggttaatttcctcattttggtGGTGCTTATATTCCAGTAGCTTGCTGTGAAAAGGTTAATGAAAGGTAAGTCTTTTGAGGTCTTTGAGGGTTTTAAACAACTTTTCCTACTCTTACaaatttttcacttattttggTGTAAAATTCTGGATTGGAGTCATTTCACAGGAAGTCTCTCCCTAAACAAATCCCATGGCTACACATAGAACCTCTGGTCACTTTTTAGTGCCTCATTCTTCAACTGGAATGAATTGTAAGACCTGGATATGGAGTTATGTAAGCTAGCATTACCAGACAAAAATAGAGGTTCACTGGGGTTTCATTTTGctcagtatgtagcctttcatttaatcctctgcTTTTAGCATAGTACACTTGCCCCAGCCATGCCTAGAGTCTCCAGAATTTTTCAGGCTTAACCTCACCAGGGAATATACTTCTGGTATTCTTCTAGGTAAAGAAAGTGGTGCCTGGATGGGCAGGTTGGGAAAGAGGATCCAGGAGTCTAAATGCTCTTTATACAGATTTTCAACCaataatccttttaaaaaaaatcccatcctCACCCTTCTTTAGAGAAGTACCTCATACATCTATTTCTTGAGACTATCTGGGTTCTGCAATGAATATTATCATcattcttgttttcatttagaagcTTTTAGTTTTATTCCATCTGCTTAGTCAATAGTCATCCATTTGCTTTTAAGCTTTCAAAATGTTGTTGCCACTTCTCTGCTTTTATCTTCTCTTCTGCtttctatgtttttgttattttactgACATTTTAGCAGGGTATTAGGAGGAAACAGTGGTAAATGTAGGCatttaatttgatatatttaatCAGAAAACTCAaggaaaacatttatatataatctGTATTTCTCTTTGCCTCTATTAGATGAAGTTAAAGATAAAGTCCACATCAGCCTGCCTCAGGAATGGCTAGCTTCAATCACACTGGTGTTAACCATATAGTCTTCTATCTGCTGGGCATTCTGGGCTGAGAAGACCTACACATGTGGATTTCCATTCTCTTCTTCATCTCCTGTGTCTTCGTCCTCCTTGAAAATGGTCTGCTCATCTTCATTATCCTCATCAAAAGCAGCCTCCATGAACCTATGTATCTTTTCCTCTGTATGCTGGCTGGAGTTGACATTGCCTTTGCCACGACCACAGAACCCAAGGCATTGGCCATTTTCTGGTGCAATAATAGGGAAATCTCTGTTGATAGCTGCATTGCTCAGCTCTACTTTAAGCattcctccttcatttctgagtCAGGCATCTTGCTGATTATGGCATTTGACCGCTACATTGCAATATGTTACCCGTTGAAGTACACCATGATACTCACCCACTCTCTGAGAGGAAAAATTGGTGTGGCTGCTTTCTTGAGAACACATTGTACAATTTTTCCCATGACATTTCTTCTGAAGAGGCTGACTTTTTGCAGAAATAATATCCTTCCGCATACATTCTGTGAACATATTGGCTTGGCCAAATATACGTGTGATGACATCCAAGTAAACATCTGGTATGGGTTTTTTGTCTTAATGTCAACAGTGATCCTAGATATTGTCCTCATTTTTGTTTCCTATGTTCTGATTCTCCATGCTGtcttccatatcctctccaaagATGCCCACCACAAAGCTCTCAACACATGTGGCTCCCATGTCTGTGTCATCATCCTCTTTTATGAGCCTTGGGTCTTCTCAGTTCTTACTCAGCGCTTTGGACACCACATCCCACTACACGTCCATATCCTGCTGGCCAATGTCAGCATGCTTGCTCCACCTGAATGCTGAATCCCATCATTTATGGGGTCAAGACGAAACAGATATGAGACCAAGTGGTTTATGTGCTGTTTCCAAAGCAGAAATGACTTTGGGGATGGCAGAGACTGGTTTCTCAGAAATTTTGGTCCTCCGTGAGATGTGCTTTGGCAGCAGTGAACGAGAGAACTGGAACTGAGGCACTAGGAAAAATGGCTCATTGAATATGGACCTCTGGAGCAACTTACCTGATCCTTTCTGACTTGCCTCTCTAATCAATCTGAAAGCAGTGCCTGTGGGTTGACTGAGACACTTACAGTTCATTATTTGGGGAATGGCAGGTTGCTCTCTAGAAATCACATCTAACTCCCTAATATTCAACTCAACTTAGGGAATAGTCAATGTAATATTTACGTCTCATTTAGATGAATACTAAGTTTTCTATCTTGAACTATGTTAAGCCCAGAGACATTTCACCACATCCATGGACACCCATGTAAAACCTGTATTCCTTCATATGCTTTCTCAAAGTATGATGGGTGTAACAATGGGCATCATTAAGGGAGCTATACTCCTAACTTTTGACTTTTTGGGAGTTGTTTCTCAAAGATCATCCCCCACCACATAGTACAGGAAAAATTCAGACTTCCTTTCCAGCAACAATTTCCACatcactttcttttttgtttgtttgtttgtttttgtcaggaagatcagccctgaactaacatccatgccaattctcctcttttctgctgaggaagactggccctgggctaacatctgtgtccatcttcctccactctacatgggacgctaccacagcatagcccaagcctggatccaaacccaggccgccagcagcggagtgctcacacccaactgctacaccatggggctggccgtCCATATCACTTTCACACAATCTGTGCTTCAGAATCAAGGAACTATATATACCTCTAATTTCTCCATGTTCGGTCATGCTTTTAAGTGTCTTGGTACATTTTTCCTAAGTGATACATTTGCCTGGAATAACCTCTCCTTTCCTTGACCTTTTAATGAATTCCCATCATTCATCTTTCCAGGCCCAGCTTGGTGTCACCTACTCAGTGAACTCATTGTAACCATCTCATCTCAAGATTAGGTACTTCTTCCTCTACAAGATGATACCATATTGTTGATGCTTCTTttgaaaacatttactttttaaaacataagtttCCATAGAGAAAcaatgagaagaaaattaaacTTGCATATGATCCCGCCACGCAGAGAAATTTACTGTTATCATTTTGGTGTATAATCTTCCcgattttatatttaactttaacaattataacaatacactCATATTCACAGGTTATGCATGATTCTGTATCTAATATTATCACATATATCCATTATGTGGCCATTTTCACATGACAAAACATTTAGAATTCTATAATATTTTCAATggctatattttatatctttcaattatttataaagaaagcatgcattaaaaaattcttttttacaCTATTTGAGGTAGTGTTTacccttttattttttgatacttATGTTTTTCTAATCATTAACAATATAAATGCTATGCTAGGGAAACTTCTGTGCATAAGATTTGTCTAATTTTTGTGCATAAGCTTTGCATGACTTTAGCCTTAAGCAGAGTTCCTCTGGCACATTGCAAATTTGCATCTAGAGAAGTTATTATTCATTTTCACTCtcatcagaaataaatgaaagtgcCAAAATTTATTGCACCCTTACTAGCATTTAGtaagtagttctatttttaaaaattcgcCATATGATAgggtaaaataattttt
Coding sequences within:
- the LOC131407963 gene encoding olfactory receptor 52B4-like, whose translation is MWISILFFISCVFVLLENGLLIFIILIKSSLHEPMYLFLCMLAGVDIAFATTTEPKALAIFWCNNREISVDSCIAQLYFKHSSFISESGILLIMAFDRYIAICYPLKYTMILTHSLRGKIGVAAFLRTHCTIFPMTFLLKRLTFCRNNILPHTFCEHIGLAKYTCDDIQVNIWYGFFVLMSTVILDIVLIFVSYVLILHAVFHILSKDAHHKALNTCGSHVCVIILFYEPWVFSVLTQRFGHHIPLHVHILLANVSMLAPPEC